One Anoplopoma fimbria isolate UVic2021 breed Golden Eagle Sablefish chromosome 2, Afim_UVic_2022, whole genome shotgun sequence DNA window includes the following coding sequences:
- the LOC129104455 gene encoding protein phosphatase 1 regulatory subunit 3E, with amino-acid sequence MEADSVMLPPKNCLPRNYSCIAGLFGSLAAANPRLDDGEDFDMVNDTCETAESPVVEERPRGREVSLKPPQSPNLRRRCKSLPTPTERAKLEVSRSRSPTSQKKVRFADSLGLELISVKHFDDTDEPEVPERILAKLHKGHLHLNHSDTKFPRGPAQSVFMELQFTNPGTLPGFEQKVREVKVLLETVQVDEFSLSGFVRVLNLAFEKSVSLRYSLNNWITFMDSLACYVPETSSGDTDKFCFKIVMPTYLDNGGTFQFAIKYCVGGKEFWDNNNGNNYKVRRHRFKMSPPREWENGWIHFI; translated from the coding sequence ATGGAAGCCGACTCCGTCATGCTGCCCCCAAAGAACTGCCTGCCGAGGAACTACAGCTGCATCGCCGGACTGTTCGGAAGCCTGGCAGCGGCCAACCCGAGGCTCGACGATGGGGAAGATTTCGACATGGTCAACGACACTTGCGAAACCGCCGAGAGTCCCGTGGTGGAGGAGAGACCGCGGGGCAGAGAGGTCTCCCTGAAGCCGCCACAGAGCCCAAATCTGCGTCGGAGGTGCAAGTCGCTTCCCACGCCCACCGAGAGAGCCAAGTTAGAGGTGTCACGCAGCAGGAGTCCAACCAGTCAGAAAAAGGTCCGCTTCGCAGACTCTCTTGGTCTGGAGCTCATTTCAGTGAAGCACTTCGATGACACAGATGAACCAGAGGTGCCAGAGCGCATTTTGGCCAAATTACACAAAGGACACCTCCACCTTAATCATTCGGACACGAAGTTCCCACGCGGCCCTGCGCAGTCTGTGTTCATGGAGCTGCAGTTCACCAACCCGGGCACACTGCCGGGCTTCGAGCAGAAAGTGAGGGAGGTGAAGGTCCTGCTGGAGACCGTTCAGGTGGACGAGTTCAGCCTCTCCGGGTTCGTGCGcgttttgaacctggctttcgAAAAGAGCGTCTCTTTGCGGTATTCTCTCAACAACTGGATCACCTTCATGGACAGTCTGGCGTGCTACGTCCCCGAGACGAGCAGCGGCGACACCGACAAGTTCTGTTTCAAGATAGTCATGCCCACTTACCTCGACAACGGAGGCACGTTTCAGTTTGCAATTAAATACTGTGTCGGTGGGAAAGAGTTCTGGGACAATAATAACGGGAACAACTACAAAGTGCGGCGTCACCGGTTCAAGATGTCCCCGCCGCGGGAATGGGAGAATGGATGGATCCACTTTATCTGA